A single region of the Caballeronia insecticola genome encodes:
- a CDS encoding undecaprenyl-phosphate glucose phosphotransferase gives MLSMLSRVVDIAMAVLGASLGASLGAGAFVWLDDVERTMLGFSCVLMIMTFPSFGIYQSWRGKPVYDLLLRVTIAWLLVESAGVLLTFSIHRSESLSRLWLMYWAACTVGLFIVSKTVIYTALKFLRREGFNQKSVAIVGSAPYAHFLIEQMRGRPDAGFSPVCVFDLGTELDAKGSGMEGDTLAGVRIERDFAQLVTQVRKSGIRELWLALPISQEQTIHRIVTEFRDDFVNVRFIPDVRSLSFFGHAVVDLLGVPAINLAASPITDIKVLPKLVFDRVFAACVLLGMSPVLMAIAVLVKLSSPGPVFFRQKRKGIDGREFEIYKFRSMKVHAETAGHITQARRGDKRVTKVGAFLRRTSLDELPQFINVLKGEMSVVGPRPHALEHDDIYKDLVKGYMHRYRIKPGITGWAQVNGFRGETDRIEKMSGRVKLDLYYMQHWTFGLDMKIVAMTLWKGFAGANAY, from the coding sequence ATGTTGAGCATGTTATCGAGAGTCGTCGATATAGCCATGGCAGTGCTGGGCGCATCGCTCGGTGCGTCGCTGGGCGCGGGCGCATTCGTCTGGCTCGACGATGTCGAACGCACCATGCTCGGCTTCTCGTGCGTGCTGATGATCATGACGTTTCCGTCGTTCGGAATCTATCAGTCATGGCGCGGCAAGCCCGTCTACGACCTGCTGCTGCGCGTGACGATAGCGTGGCTGCTGGTCGAAAGCGCGGGCGTGCTGCTCACCTTCAGCATTCATCGCTCGGAGTCGCTGTCGCGTTTGTGGCTCATGTATTGGGCGGCATGCACCGTCGGCTTGTTCATCGTTTCGAAGACGGTCATCTATACGGCGCTCAAGTTTCTGCGGCGTGAGGGCTTCAATCAAAAGAGCGTTGCGATTGTCGGCTCGGCGCCGTATGCGCACTTTCTGATCGAGCAGATGCGCGGCCGTCCCGATGCAGGCTTTAGTCCCGTTTGCGTGTTCGATCTCGGCACGGAACTCGATGCAAAAGGCAGCGGGATGGAAGGCGATACGCTCGCGGGCGTGCGCATCGAGCGCGATTTCGCGCAACTGGTCACGCAGGTGCGCAAGAGCGGCATTCGCGAGTTGTGGCTCGCTTTGCCCATTTCGCAAGAGCAAACGATTCACCGCATCGTCACCGAGTTTCGCGACGATTTCGTCAACGTGCGCTTCATCCCCGATGTGCGGAGCCTGTCGTTCTTCGGCCATGCCGTGGTCGATCTGCTCGGCGTGCCCGCGATCAATCTCGCGGCGTCGCCGATCACGGATATCAAGGTTCTGCCGAAGCTCGTGTTCGATCGCGTGTTCGCCGCGTGCGTGCTGCTCGGCATGTCGCCGGTGCTCATGGCGATCGCGGTGCTCGTCAAGTTGTCGTCGCCGGGGCCGGTGTTCTTCAGGCAGAAGCGCAAGGGTATCGATGGCCGCGAATTCGAAATCTACAAGTTCCGTTCGATGAAAGTGCACGCCGAGACAGCGGGACACATCACGCAGGCGCGGCGCGGCGACAAGCGCGTGACGAAGGTCGGCGCGTTCCTGCGCCGCACGAGCCTCGACGAGTTGCCGCAATTCATCAACGTGCTCAAGGGCGAGATGTCGGTCGTGGGTCCGCGTCCGCATGCGCTCGAACACGACGACATCTATAAGGATCTCGTCAAAGGCTATATGCATCGATATCGCATCAAGCCGGGCATCACGGGCTGGGCGCAAGTGAACGGCTTTCGCGGCGAGACGGACCGCATCGAAAAGATGTCGGGCCGCGTGAAGCTCGATCTCTATTACATGCAGCACTGGACCTTCGGTCTCGACATGAAGATCGTCGCGATGACGCTGTGGAAAGGCTTCGCCGGCGCGAACGCTTACTGA